In Pseudobdellovibrionaceae bacterium, the following proteins share a genomic window:
- a CDS encoding MotA/TolQ/ExbB proton channel family protein has translation MIALIGFLSLFLIIERFVALGRLTVRKKSVIETLRTMILRGDIRQAITFCDTKKAPLTNTLQAGLIQVMNKRPDEEVQVAMDAAVLRETPRLEGWVSFLAVFGNVAVLIGLFGTIIGMIRSFGAVSKADAATKAILLSQGISEALNCTAGGLFVAIVCIIFYGFFQMRISRAVNDMLETSMDLMNLVVSNRDKISNS, from the coding sequence ATGATCGCATTGATAGGCTTTCTATCTTTGTTTTTGATCATTGAAAGGTTCGTGGCATTAGGCCGTTTAACAGTAAGAAAGAAAAGCGTGATTGAAACTTTAAGAACTATGATTCTTAGAGGGGATATCAGACAAGCTATCACTTTCTGTGATACTAAAAAAGCTCCTTTAACCAACACACTGCAAGCAGGTTTAATCCAAGTGATGAACAAAAGACCTGACGAAGAAGTGCAAGTGGCAATGGATGCCGCTGTGTTAAGAGAGACCCCTCGTTTAGAAGGTTGGGTTTCGTTCCTTGCGGTATTTGGTAACGTGGCGGTTCTGATCGGTCTATTTGGAACAATCATCGGTATGATCCGTTCGTTTGGTGCGGTATCTAAAGCGGATGCAGCCACAAAAGCAATTCTGTTGTCACAAGGTATTTCTGAAGCCCTAAACTGTACAGCAGGCGGACTTTTCGTAGCGATTGTGTGTATTATTTTTTACGGATTTTTCCAAATGCGAATCTCAAGAGCAGTGAATGATATGCTTGAGACCAGTATGGATTTAATGAACTTAGTGGTGTCTAATAGAGATAAGATTTCTAACTCTTAA
- a CDS encoding biopolymer transporter ExbD → MAHIDDGKGSRSTNVEINIVPVIDLMSVLIVFLLITAVWNQISMIQLATSVYGKKSADQEITEQEIKQDSIPLRLDILTNGYVLFIQDQRTPISMIGDEYDTKTLGEELRKVKQAFPDKKDIVIAVDDGIDYGSLVKGMDIAISERFPQVSIATGGVE, encoded by the coding sequence ATGGCTCACATAGATGATGGCAAAGGATCAAGATCAACCAACGTAGAGATCAATATCGTACCCGTTATTGATCTTATGAGTGTGCTTATTGTGTTTTTGTTGATCACGGCAGTATGGAATCAAATTTCAATGATTCAGCTTGCAACTTCTGTTTATGGCAAAAAGTCCGCAGATCAAGAGATCACGGAACAAGAGATCAAACAGGACAGCATCCCCTTAAGGTTAGATATTCTTACCAATGGATATGTTTTATTTATTCAAGATCAAAGAACACCTATTTCTATGATCGGTGATGAGTACGACACGAAAACTTTAGGTGAAGAACTCAGAAAGGTGAAGCAGGCCTTTCCAGACAAAAAAGATATCGTGATAGCAGTTGATGACGGTATTGATTATGGAAGTCTAGTTAAGGGAATGGATATCGCTATTAGCGAAAGATTCCCACAGGTTTCTATTGCCACTGGAGGAGTTGAATAA
- a CDS encoding biopolymer transporter ExbD, with protein sequence MPIHVPGKRDRRGRMRNAGTRSAVFVLSLTAMVDMFTVLVVFLLQNYKVTGQTLTLKEDVNLPQASAVTELQPSNVVVIGSEFIELNEKRVASVAPVRESEDWLIIPLRDAVKKELILQRQKLETSLKSQVQNTIAGIDDSQRINAQNWNQITIQADEKLDLLSLKKVMYTLVEAGGGAINFAVIKKERPPQYMHLDGEEFTE encoded by the coding sequence ATGCCTATCCATGTACCAGGAAAACGTGATCGTAGAGGCCGTATGCGTAATGCGGGCACTCGAAGTGCGGTGTTTGTTCTTTCACTCACTGCGATGGTGGATATGTTCACAGTGCTTGTGGTGTTTTTGCTTCAAAACTATAAGGTGACGGGTCAAACCTTAACCCTCAAGGAAGATGTGAATTTACCTCAAGCCTCTGCTGTGACAGAACTACAACCTTCAAACGTGGTGGTCATTGGATCAGAGTTTATTGAGTTGAATGAAAAAAGAGTAGCCTCTGTGGCTCCAGTCAGAGAAAGCGAAGACTGGCTGATCATTCCTTTACGAGATGCAGTCAAAAAAGAGTTGATCTTACAAAGACAAAAGCTTGAGACCTCTTTAAAATCTCAAGTGCAAAATACCATAGCAGGTATTGATGACTCTCAAAGAATCAACGCGCAAAACTGGAATCAAATCACCATTCAGGCTGATGAAAAACTAGATTTATTAAGCCTTAAAAAAGTGATGTACACCCTGGTCGAAGCAGGTGGCGGAGCGATTAACTTTGCGGTGATCAAAAAAGAAAGACCGCCACAGTATATGCACTTGGATGGCGAAGAGTTTACTGAATAA
- a CDS encoding HNH endonuclease: MSKGKRQVFKTGIILCVGLLWGSPAFAGRQCLRFLLHEAQSQAITQVLESFEFPAEYELRTGNRDLRLAVYNAFGGRDFYTGQPINYQEMTIDHIIPKSKGGPNNLYNYVPTSQLINGTKGNLFDEVSAIAVLSIVRTVYAEKVIRELNNLYNLPEATKEQMHKSEDPRKVPIEAGQIVDRVAKVKRIQLVEPLSRDFTSFLTYLRGVVRENPKVIKIIGPSAIMKLDLNPTNFTLEMVREFQTQSNVKTEIVFNDDVTQVMKTYPLIQRTEAAKIQSTEEPKDIMLVITRKLYEKFIQLDDVQFENFLNTGILVEGFIQ, translated from the coding sequence ATGTCTAAGGGTAAGAGACAGGTGTTTAAGACGGGGATCATTTTATGTGTGGGGCTTTTGTGGGGATCACCAGCCTTTGCTGGAAGGCAGTGCCTTCGGTTCTTGCTTCATGAGGCCCAGAGCCAAGCCATCACCCAAGTCCTAGAAAGTTTTGAATTCCCTGCTGAATATGAACTTCGTACTGGTAACAGAGACTTAAGGCTTGCTGTTTATAATGCCTTTGGTGGAAGAGACTTCTACACAGGCCAACCCATAAACTATCAAGAGATGACCATTGATCATATCATCCCCAAATCCAAAGGGGGACCCAACAACCTCTATAACTACGTCCCCACTTCCCAGCTGATCAACGGGACCAAGGGGAATCTATTTGACGAAGTGTCGGCCATTGCGGTTCTTTCCATTGTCAGAACCGTGTATGCTGAAAAAGTGATCCGTGAACTGAACAATCTTTATAACCTTCCCGAAGCTACCAAAGAACAGATGCACAAAAGCGAAGACCCACGCAAGGTCCCTATTGAGGCAGGACAGATCGTGGACCGTGTGGCCAAGGTCAAACGCATTCAGCTAGTAGAACCTTTAAGCCGCGATTTTACGAGCTTTCTGACTTACTTAAGAGGTGTTGTGCGTGAGAATCCTAAAGTGATTAAAATCATTGGTCCTTCAGCCATCATGAAACTTGATCTGAATCCCACAAACTTCACTCTAGAGATGGTGCGAGAATTTCAAACCCAAAGTAACGTGAAAACTGAAATCGTATTTAACGATGACGTCACGCAAGTCATGAAGACTTACCCTTTGATACAACGAACCGAGGCCGCCAAAATTCAATCCACCGAAGAGCCTAAAGACATCATGCTTGTGATTACAAGAAAGCTCTATGAAAAGTTCATACAGCTTGATGATGTGCAATTTGAGAATTTTTTAAATACAGGAATTCTTGTAGAAGGGTTTATTCAGTAA
- a CDS encoding ATP-binding cassette domain-containing protein yields the protein MIQLSNISKRFGERVLFDNVTLTMGKKERLGLVGRNGLGKSTLFKIILGETGYDTGDISMPRGYRLGHLNQHIEFTKDTVIEECCQVLPEDEIYDFYKAEKLLFGLGFTQEDMYSDPNTFSGGYQLRIQLTKCLLQQPDLLLLDEPTNYLDIVSLIWLRQFLRTFPGEVLMITHDRSFMDSVVTHTAGINRGQVRKVEGGTEKYYDQIQMDEEIYEKTKSNHDKKIKDLEKFVEKNRANAATASLAQSKMKLIKKMGTMDDLGDIDTMGFRFNYKPTPAKTVLTVKDLSFGFEEGKDLFKTLNFEVKIDDRVAIVGKNGNGKTTLLNVIAGKLQAKTGEMQFHPETQIAYFEQTNKKNLQVQNNVIDEIWSADPLLSLTQVRAICGAMMFPGDTAEKKIGVLSGGELSRVLLGQVIARPSNLLLLDEPTNHLDMESIAVLADEIKDFRGATLMVTHDEDLLHKLATKIIYFKNGRTDLFLGNYEEFLEKIGWD from the coding sequence ATGATCCAATTGAGTAATATTTCCAAAAGGTTTGGTGAGCGTGTCCTTTTTGACAACGTCACTCTGACTATGGGCAAAAAAGAACGTTTGGGCTTAGTGGGCAGGAACGGTCTGGGTAAGTCCACTTTATTTAAAATCATTCTAGGAGAGACAGGATACGACACTGGGGATATCTCTATGCCCAGAGGGTATCGTCTAGGACATTTAAACCAACATATTGAGTTTACTAAGGACACAGTGATTGAAGAATGCTGTCAGGTCTTGCCTGAAGATGAAATTTATGACTTTTATAAAGCAGAAAAATTGCTATTTGGTTTAGGTTTCACTCAAGAAGACATGTATTCTGACCCCAACACTTTTTCTGGGGGCTATCAACTTAGAATCCAGCTGACTAAATGTTTATTACAGCAACCTGATTTGCTTCTGTTAGATGAGCCTACGAACTATTTAGACATTGTGAGTTTGATTTGGCTCAGACAATTTCTTAGGACCTTTCCTGGTGAAGTGCTGATGATCACCCATGATCGTTCGTTTATGGACAGTGTGGTGACCCATACGGCAGGGATCAATAGAGGGCAGGTGCGCAAAGTCGAAGGTGGAACAGAAAAGTACTACGATCAAATTCAAATGGATGAAGAGATCTATGAGAAGACTAAAAGCAATCATGATAAAAAGATCAAAGACTTAGAAAAGTTTGTAGAAAAAAATCGAGCTAATGCCGCCACTGCGTCTCTGGCGCAAAGTAAAATGAAGTTGATCAAAAAAATGGGAACCATGGATGATCTTGGAGACATTGATACGATGGGTTTTCGTTTTAACTATAAGCCGACTCCAGCTAAAACGGTATTGACCGTTAAAGATTTAAGTTTTGGCTTTGAAGAAGGCAAAGACCTGTTTAAAACACTTAATTTTGAGGTCAAAATTGATGACCGTGTGGCCATTGTGGGTAAAAACGGGAACGGAAAAACCACTTTACTCAATGTCATTGCAGGTAAATTACAAGCCAAAACAGGGGAGATGCAGTTTCACCCAGAAACTCAGATCGCATACTTTGAACAGACCAATAAAAAAAATCTTCAAGTACAAAATAACGTCATTGATGAGATATGGAGTGCGGATCCTCTATTATCCTTAACACAAGTGCGTGCCATCTGTGGGGCAATGATGTTTCCTGGTGACACAGCAGAAAAGAAAATTGGTGTTCTTTCTGGAGGAGAGTTGAGTCGTGTACTTCTGGGACAAGTGATTGCAAGACCCAGTAATTTACTTCTGCTTGATGAACCTACAAACCATTTGGATATGGAATCTATCGCTGTTCTTGCTGATGAGATCAAAGATTTTCGAGGAGCCACTTTGATGGTGACCCATGATGAAGACCTATTGCATAAGTTGGCCACCAAGATCATCTATTTTAAAAATGGTAGAACAGATCTTTTCTTAGGAAACTACGAGGAATTTTTAGAAAAAATAGGCTGGGACTAG
- the recG gene encoding ATP-dependent DNA helicase RecG: MGRPVQIVIGLHNEVTFMSIDLETPIQFLKGVGPALGERLKRKGIYNINDLVEFVPRAYEDQRLNRKIATLEAGDTVKIKAKVLKTRQFAVRGGRRQISEILIFDETGSIVCKFFRLPFRGYLNNFEPHMEVYVTGTVTYYGGKKEFHHPEVEIIKVQNTPSVATQDQTRSLAQNQKFDQVLGRNQNGHQAKKQDLNQVQGQNQHRDQVQGQTKGLTQDQEQEQRENALVPVYSETEGLSQKKIRTLIDMAFQNLSLAEKDTKSQTEKLLSYDPLPEWIIQEFKLPSRKESLQKIHYPELKETFNYSEGKTPFHYRLAFDELFEMEVLCAYKKLHRQKEQGLAMPIQSLRMQELENSLSFSYTGAQKRALAEILEDLRQDSPMHRLVQGDVGCGKTLVALASALHAIDNGYQVAFMAPTEILAEQHYKNAQTYLSPLGVRIGFLTGSMKASEKQEVLDLLAQGDIDICIGTHALIEDQVQFVNLGLVIIDEQHRFGVNQRQKLKTKGGAPHFLVMTATPIPRTLAMSVYGDLDVSVIDELPPGRSPIQTQVFYPKEKRKALEFMHTQLQKGQQAYIVYPLIEESETLDLKNATEEYDKIRQTFPDFKVGLLHGRMKSGEKDEVMSEFKNGNLHILVSTTVIEVGVDVPNANVMIIENCERFGLSQLHQLRGRVGRGTHQSYCFLVLGDAFSDVAKQRAHIMAENTDGFKISEYDLEMRGPGEFLGAKQSGLPLFRFANLGLHTRLLHIARDKAFQIFKEDPYLQEQKNHKIKRILEKNKKRLALAKIG; the protein is encoded by the coding sequence ATGGGTAGACCCGTACAGATTGTTATTGGTCTCCACAACGAGGTGACCTTCATGTCCATTGATTTAGAGACTCCCATACAGTTCTTAAAAGGCGTGGGCCCTGCTTTGGGGGAACGTCTAAAAAGAAAAGGGATTTATAATATCAATGATCTTGTGGAGTTTGTACCACGTGCTTACGAAGACCAGAGACTCAATAGAAAGATCGCCACTCTAGAAGCAGGAGACACCGTTAAAATTAAAGCCAAAGTTTTAAAAACGCGGCAATTTGCAGTTCGTGGTGGGCGTCGTCAGATCTCTGAGATTTTGATCTTTGATGAAACAGGTAGCATTGTCTGTAAATTTTTTCGCCTCCCTTTCCGTGGATATCTCAATAACTTTGAACCTCACATGGAGGTTTATGTTACGGGTACTGTCACTTACTATGGCGGCAAAAAGGAATTTCATCACCCAGAAGTAGAGATCATTAAAGTACAAAACACTCCCTCTGTAGCCACTCAAGATCAAACGCGAAGTCTGGCTCAAAATCAAAAGTTTGATCAAGTGCTAGGGCGCAATCAGAATGGCCATCAAGCAAAGAAACAAGACCTCAATCAAGTGCAAGGGCAAAATCAGCATCGCGATCAAGTGCAGGGCCAAACAAAAGGACTGACACAGGATCAAGAGCAAGAACAAAGAGAGAATGCTCTTGTTCCCGTCTATTCTGAAACCGAAGGGCTTTCGCAAAAAAAGATTCGCACATTGATTGATATGGCTTTTCAAAATTTGAGCCTGGCAGAAAAAGATACCAAAAGCCAAACAGAAAAACTTTTAAGTTACGATCCCTTGCCTGAATGGATCATTCAGGAGTTCAAACTTCCCTCTCGTAAAGAGTCCTTACAGAAGATTCACTACCCTGAGCTTAAAGAGACATTTAATTACAGCGAGGGCAAAACCCCTTTTCACTACCGTCTGGCCTTTGATGAACTTTTTGAAATGGAAGTGCTTTGTGCCTACAAAAAATTGCATCGTCAAAAAGAGCAAGGCCTTGCTATGCCTATCCAGTCTTTGCGTATGCAAGAATTAGAAAACAGTTTAAGTTTTTCCTACACGGGAGCACAAAAAAGAGCACTTGCAGAAATCCTAGAAGACTTGCGCCAAGATTCTCCCATGCACAGGCTGGTACAAGGAGATGTGGGGTGCGGAAAAACTTTAGTGGCTTTGGCCTCGGCCCTCCATGCCATAGACAATGGATATCAAGTGGCCTTTATGGCCCCTACAGAAATTTTAGCAGAACAGCACTACAAAAATGCACAGACCTATTTAAGTCCTCTTGGTGTTCGCATTGGATTTTTAACAGGATCGATGAAAGCTTCAGAAAAGCAAGAAGTTCTAGATCTACTTGCTCAAGGTGATATTGATATTTGCATTGGAACCCACGCCCTGATCGAAGATCAGGTGCAGTTTGTAAATTTAGGTCTGGTTATCATTGATGAACAGCACAGATTCGGGGTGAATCAACGACAAAAGTTAAAAACCAAAGGTGGCGCCCCTCACTTTTTAGTCATGACAGCCACACCCATCCCCAGAACTTTAGCCATGAGCGTTTACGGCGATCTTGATGTGAGCGTGATTGACGAACTTCCTCCTGGACGCTCTCCCATACAAACTCAAGTCTTTTACCCGAAAGAAAAAAGGAAAGCCTTGGAGTTCATGCACACCCAATTGCAGAAGGGACAACAGGCTTATATTGTTTACCCTTTGATTGAAGAGAGTGAAACTCTAGACCTTAAAAATGCTACTGAAGAGTATGACAAAATCAGACAAACTTTCCCTGATTTTAAAGTGGGACTACTGCACGGCCGTATGAAGTCAGGCGAAAAAGACGAGGTCATGAGTGAGTTTAAAAATGGTAATTTACATATCTTAGTCTCCACCACCGTGATTGAAGTCGGAGTGGATGTACCTAACGCCAATGTCATGATCATTGAAAACTGCGAACGCTTTGGTTTATCCCAACTGCACCAACTGCGGGGACGAGTGGGACGTGGCACACATCAAAGTTACTGCTTTCTTGTCCTTGGGGACGCTTTTTCTGATGTGGCCAAACAGCGCGCTCACATCATGGCCGAAAACACAGATGGTTTTAAAATTTCTGAATACGACCTAGAAATGCGAGGCCCAGGAGAATTTTTAGGTGCCAAACAATCGGGGCTACCTTTATTTAGATTCGCCAACTTAGGCCTTCACACCCGCCTCTTACACATAGCTAGGGACAAAGCCTTTCAAATCTTTAAAGAAGATCCCTATTTACAAGAACAAAAAAACCACAAAATCAAACGCATTTTAGAAAAGAATAAAAAGCGCCTCGCCCTTGCTAAAATTGGCTAA
- a CDS encoding sodium:alanine symporter family protein: protein MSDSEQAVGALDVFVTNLNATIEWLVGYVWSTPTILTLLGVGALYTIGLGFIQIRGAKHAIKILRGKYSTPEAEGQISHFEALTTALSSTVGLGNIAGVAVAISYGGPGATFWMLLAGMLGMATKYAEATLALKYRIIDETGVARGGPMYYITNGLGPKWKPMAIFFAVATAIGTFGGPNMFQSNQVASILNESFSINIHLTGIVLAVMTGAVILGGIQRIGKVTSKLVPFMVVIYLGGAFLVILLNLKEIPGVLMMVLDHAFNGTAAVGAFQGVVVKEVIIAGMRRAVFSNEAGMGTSAMAHSAAATKEPIREGTVALLEPFVDTMICFCSTAMVILISGVWKDGGNGVVLTAKAFDAAVPIPGFGQYLVPLVVLLFGYSTLLSWSYYGEVALNYLIGNKSIFYYRVLFCICIYIGAIWSLDPIIAFSDLLFGLMVIPNLIALLLLFKDVKKDTISYYDRLAAGEFEKVKS from the coding sequence ATGTCGGATTCAGAGCAGGCCGTAGGGGCTCTAGATGTTTTTGTTACCAATCTTAATGCAACAATAGAATGGTTGGTGGGGTATGTTTGGAGCACGCCCACGATTTTAACTCTTCTTGGAGTTGGAGCGTTGTATACTATTGGTCTTGGCTTCATTCAGATTCGTGGTGCCAAACATGCTATCAAAATTTTAAGAGGAAAATACTCTACACCTGAAGCGGAAGGACAGATTTCCCACTTTGAAGCTCTCACTACAGCGCTGTCATCCACTGTGGGCTTAGGCAATATTGCGGGGGTGGCAGTGGCCATTTCTTATGGTGGGCCAGGAGCTACGTTTTGGATGCTTTTAGCTGGAATGCTAGGGATGGCCACCAAATATGCTGAGGCCACCTTAGCACTTAAATACAGAATTATTGATGAAACAGGTGTCGCGCGTGGCGGTCCCATGTATTACATCACTAATGGTTTGGGACCAAAGTGGAAACCTATGGCTATCTTTTTTGCTGTGGCCACGGCCATTGGAACATTTGGTGGTCCTAATATGTTTCAAAGTAACCAAGTGGCGTCGATTCTTAACGAAAGTTTTTCCATCAATATTCATCTTACAGGAATCGTCCTAGCGGTCATGACAGGTGCTGTGATCTTAGGGGGTATCCAACGTATTGGTAAAGTCACATCTAAACTTGTTCCATTTATGGTTGTGATCTACTTGGGTGGAGCCTTTTTAGTGATTCTTTTAAATCTTAAGGAAATCCCTGGGGTACTGATGATGGTGCTTGACCATGCTTTTAATGGTACGGCTGCGGTAGGGGCCTTCCAAGGGGTTGTGGTTAAAGAGGTGATCATTGCTGGGATGAGAAGAGCAGTGTTTTCTAATGAAGCGGGAATGGGAACTTCGGCTATGGCCCACTCTGCGGCTGCAACTAAAGAACCTATTCGTGAAGGAACGGTGGCTTTGTTAGAGCCCTTTGTAGATACGATGATCTGTTTTTGTTCGACCGCTATGGTGATCTTGATCTCTGGAGTATGGAAAGATGGCGGCAATGGAGTGGTTCTTACGGCCAAAGCCTTTGATGCCGCAGTTCCTATTCCTGGATTTGGTCAATACTTGGTTCCGCTTGTTGTTTTGTTATTTGGTTATTCCACACTTTTAAGTTGGTCTTATTATGGTGAGGTGGCTTTAAATTACCTCATAGGTAATAAAAGTATATTTTACTACCGCGTTTTATTTTGTATCTGCATTTACATCGGAGCCATCTGGAGTTTGGATCCCATCATTGCCTTTTCAGACTTGTTATTTGGTCTGATGGTGATTCCAAATTTGATTGCCTTATTGCTTCTGTTTAAAGATGTGAAAAAAGACACCATCTCCTACTACGATCGCCTAGCGGCGGGCGAGTTTGAGAAGGTGAAATCTTAA
- the lysS gene encoding lysine--tRNA ligase translates to MSKENPLRLEKTRKLQELRSLGIDPFPHNYKKTHNAADLKSKDAEFEPGDVKEELTAKLAGRLMTKRPMGKAAFFNLQDQTGSFQSYVQVSELSETAQKSFKLMDIGDIIGVEGYMFKTRKGEMSLHVKDLQILCKTLEPLPEKYHGVADVEIKYRQRYLDLIMSPETRNVFEARSKIIRAFRTYLDNKGFLEVETPVLQPIYGGAAAYPFSTHHRALDMKLFLKISPELYLKRLIVGGFEKVYEIGKNFRNEGIDRSHNPEFTMLEYYEAYTDYIDQMKQFEEVIAFVAKEVTGSTKVVYQDKELDFTPPWERISVYDAIKKYGDFDVESAPAEDIIAEIKKYDPKFDAKDVPSKGHLIMELFDHTVEPKIVQPTFITDFPVEISPLTKSHRSKPGLVERFEPICAGMEIGNSYTELNDPEDQRARLKEQEAQRVVDEEAQPMDEDFLNAIDVGMPPTGGVGIGIERIVMLLTNQHSIRDILFFPTMKPRG, encoded by the coding sequence GTGAGCAAAGAAAATCCACTTCGTCTCGAAAAAACAAGAAAACTTCAGGAACTTCGCAGTTTAGGGATTGATCCCTTTCCGCATAACTACAAAAAGACTCATAATGCTGCGGACCTTAAAAGTAAGGATGCGGAGTTTGAGCCAGGCGATGTAAAAGAAGAACTCACGGCCAAGCTTGCAGGGCGCTTGATGACCAAACGTCCAATGGGAAAAGCCGCTTTTTTTAACCTGCAAGATCAAACAGGAAGTTTTCAATCCTATGTGCAAGTTTCTGAGCTAAGTGAGACTGCTCAAAAGAGTTTTAAACTGATGGACATTGGCGACATCATTGGTGTGGAAGGCTATATGTTTAAAACCCGTAAAGGCGAAATGTCTTTACACGTTAAAGACCTACAAATTTTATGTAAAACCTTAGAACCACTACCAGAAAAATATCATGGTGTAGCCGATGTAGAGATCAAATACAGACAAAGATACTTAGATTTAATTATGAGTCCCGAAACGCGCAACGTGTTTGAGGCCCGCTCAAAGATCATCCGCGCCTTTAGAACTTATCTGGATAACAAAGGATTTTTAGAAGTAGAGACCCCCGTATTGCAGCCCATCTACGGAGGGGCCGCAGCTTATCCTTTCTCTACTCACCATAGAGCTTTAGACATGAAGCTGTTCTTAAAGATCAGCCCAGAGCTGTATTTAAAACGACTCATCGTGGGTGGATTTGAAAAGGTCTATGAGATTGGTAAGAACTTTAGAAACGAAGGCATTGATAGATCCCATAACCCTGAGTTCACCATGCTTGAATATTACGAAGCTTACACAGATTACATTGATCAAATGAAGCAATTTGAAGAGGTCATTGCTTTTGTGGCTAAAGAAGTCACAGGCAGCACAAAAGTCGTATATCAAGATAAAGAGTTAGATTTTACTCCTCCGTGGGAAAGAATTAGCGTTTATGATGCCATTAAAAAATATGGCGACTTTGATGTAGAAAGCGCTCCTGCAGAAGACATTATTGCTGAGATCAAAAAGTATGATCCTAAGTTTGACGCTAAAGATGTTCCTTCTAAAGGACATCTGATCATGGAACTTTTTGACCACACCGTGGAACCTAAAATTGTTCAGCCTACATTTATTACGGATTTCCCTGTTGAGATATCTCCATTGACTAAATCCCACCGCTCAAAACCTGGGTTGGTGGAAAGATTTGAACCTATTTGCGCAGGGATGGAAATTGGGAATTCGTATACAGAGCTTAACGATCCCGAAGATCAAAGAGCCCGCTTAAAAGAGCAAGAGGCTCAACGTGTAGTGGACGAAGAGGCTCAGCCTATGGATGAAGACTTCTTAAATGCCATTGATGTGGGCATGCCCCCCACTGGTGGTGTAGGGATTGGTATTGAGCGTATCGTGATGCTTTTAACCAACCAACATTCTATCCGCGATATTCTGTTTTTCCCTACGATGAAACCTAGAGGATAA
- a CDS encoding class I fructose-bisphosphate aldolase has translation MTPRVREILSWYETENAGVLTNLARIMNHGRLAGTGKMVILPVDQGFEHGPIRSFSKNPDGYDPFFHFELAIESGCNAYAAPYGFLKAGAARFAGEIPLILKINNSDVLYTDKGGPISAVTSYIQEALQLGCVGIGFTIYPGSANRHEMYEVIAEASRMARDAGLVVVIWSYARGEQLSKEGETAIDVISYSAHIAAQLGAHIIKVKPPSAYIEQKENKTAIERDGIKISSLADRIKLVIKSSFNGKRIVIFSGGDAKGTDEVMKEISEIAQGGGFGSIMGRNAFQRPKAEAIELLHKIMDTYAGKN, from the coding sequence ATGACACCAAGAGTTCGAGAAATTTTAAGTTGGTATGAAACCGAAAACGCTGGAGTGCTTACAAATTTAGCTCGCATCATGAACCATGGTCGCCTAGCAGGTACAGGAAAGATGGTGATCCTTCCCGTGGACCAAGGTTTTGAACATGGACCCATCCGTTCTTTCTCAAAAAACCCCGATGGTTATGATCCTTTTTTCCACTTTGAGCTTGCTATTGAATCAGGCTGTAATGCCTATGCCGCTCCTTACGGATTCTTAAAAGCGGGGGCCGCACGTTTTGCAGGCGAAATCCCTTTGATCTTAAAGATCAACAATTCAGACGTTTTATACACCGACAAAGGTGGACCTATTTCTGCCGTGACCTCTTACATTCAAGAGGCTTTGCAACTGGGTTGTGTGGGCATTGGTTTTACCATTTACCCAGGAAGTGCAAACCGCCATGAAATGTATGAAGTGATCGCTGAGGCCTCTCGTATGGCTCGTGATGCAGGCCTTGTCGTTGTGATCTGGTCTTATGCTCGCGGGGAGCAGCTGTCTAAAGAGGGCGAAACTGCCATTGATGTGATCTCTTACTCGGCACACATTGCGGCCCAACTTGGAGCCCACATCATCAAAGTTAAACCGCCTTCAGCTTATATTGAACAAAAAGAAAATAAGACCGCTATTGAGCGTGACGGAATTAAGATCTCCTCTCTTGCTGACCGTATTAAGCTCGTCATTAAGTCCTCTTTTAACGGCAAACGCATTGTGATCTTTAGTGGTGGAGACGCTAAGGGGACAGACGAAGTGATGAAAGAGATTTCTGAAATCGCCCAAGGTGGTGGTTTTGGGAGCATTATGGGGCGTAACGCTTTCCAACGTCCTAAGGCTGAAGCTATTGAACTTCTGCATAAGATTATGGATACTTATGCTGGTAAAAATTAG